Sequence from the Aromatoleum petrolei genome:
GACGATTCCGCAGCTCTACATCAAGGGCGAGTTCGTCGGCGGCTGCGACATCATGCGCGAGATGTACGAGAACGGCGAGTTGAAGACGATGCTCGCCGAAGCCGGCGTCAAGTAATTCGCTTCGGCTGGCACGGCACCCGTCCGTGCCGGGATGGCGATCAGGCCCGCCCGTCAGCGGCGGGCTCGTCTTTTTTGAGGCGCACGATCGATTTGTGCGCGAGGTGCCGCAGCAGGAGATACGGCGGCATCCGCAGCCAATGGGCGCGCACGTAGATCGCGAAGCGGGCAAGCGCCGCCGCCGCGCTTTCGGCAGCCTCGTTCTCGGGGCGCATGGCGGTTGTGTACAGCATCGTCAGCAGCCGCGAGGCCGGCCCGCCCGCGGCGTTGAGCAAATCCTCGAGTACCGGCGGCGGAATCGGGCTGTCGAGCAGATGCCTGGCAAGGTGGAGGCCGAATGCGACCGGCGCGACGACATCGAGCGTCCGTGAGGCCTCGACCACCCGCGGCCAGAAATCCGCTTCGCTGGCTCCCGCGCGCAGCAACCCATCGATATCGAAGAGATCGCGCAGGCCGTTGTGAAGTTCGCCTTCGTGCAGGAGGTGAACGATGCTGTGGATGAGCAGATGCTCGGGGCGGGGGATGCGCACCGCAGGCAGGCCGGGTAGCGTGGACGCCTCGCGGATGATCGTGCCCGCATCGGGGCTGTGCCGCGAGGTGAGCGGCAGGATGGTGTGATGGACGTCGAGCACGGTGCCGCGCCGCACGTTCACCATCGGCGGCAACTCGTGCATCCAGGTTCGGTAGTAGCGTTGGTCGTAGGGTGAGGTCTTGGCCGACGCCCAGCCCGCCACCATCAGGCGCAACTCGACATCGCCGAGCGCGTCGTGCGGCACCAGGATGTCGATGTCGCCGAATAGGCGGCCGCGCCCGACGGGATGGTCGGACACCGCGTAGGCGGCCCCTTTCAGCAGCACCAGCGGGATGCCCAGGCGGCACAGGGCACGCTGCAGCCCGTGCACTTCCCAGCGCACCGACAGTGCCTGTCGCCGGCTGAGCTGGCGGACTGCGTCGAGATGTCGTGCGGCTTCGGGCGGGATGGCGACGTCCGCCGCGGCGAGGCGCTCGGCGAGCAGGCCCGCAAGGTTCGCTGCGCGCGCATTCGCGACGAGTTCGGACCAAGCGGCCAGATCCAGCGCGGCAGCCTGCGTCGGCGTCTTGAGGGTCGCAACCAGACGTTTGCAGGCGGACGATTGCATCGCGTTAACGTCCGGTGATGCTACGCACCATCGCCAGGGCGGTGTCGGTCGAATCGTAGGCAATGTCGAAGCACCGCGCCTTGTCCAGCATCTCGCACAGCGCGTGAAAGCCAGTCTCGCCCATGCGATCGCGATTGAAGGATTGCTCCGCAATGCGCGCGAAGGCCTCTGCGCGGCCGATTTCCTCGCTGCGGGGGGCGGATCCGGGCACGAAGCGGGGGAAGATCACCCAGCGGCATCGCGCCTGTCGTGCGGCCGCGCTGTGCGATGTGGCAGGTGGCGCCGCATGGCTGATCGTGCCCTTGCGGGTGTCCGTGTAGCGACGTCCGAGCCTGGTGCCCGGAAAGCGCGAAACGATGTCGATCGATTCGTTCTTGAGGCTGATCGGGCGGGGGTTGGGTTGCAGGGTGCCGCATTCGGGGGCAAGGATCGCCAGTTCGTCTGAAAGGAGCCGCCACTGGTCGATGAAGGTCAGCGCTGCGCAGAGCGTACTCTTCCCTGCTCCGGGCGCCCCGGGCATGACGAGTGCGTCATCGTCGCGGGCGACGACTGCGGCATGCATGACGAGATAGCCGAGCGGGCGGGATGCGAGGCACCAGTTCAGCCCCCACTCGAACAGCGGGGCGGCCTGCGTGGCCGGGAGGGGGAGGAAGGGTTCGGCGTGGTCAAGGAAGAAGCGTGCCTGCGGCCGGAGCCAGCGGCGCCATCCCGTACCGTGGGTGATGTGGATGTCGAAGTCGATGAAATGCCTCGCCTTCCCTGAGCCGTGTAGTGCGTCCGGGTAGAAGGTCTCGAGATGGCGGCGCACCGTGGCGAACGGCGAGCGCACACGCACCGTGACCGGGGCAAGATGAAGGGTGACGTCGATCAATCCGGTAGCCAGCTCGCAGCGCGGAACGAGTTGTGCTCAAGTGTGCGCGAGAATCGAGAGCTCCACCAGTTCATCGATCACGCGCCGGATCGTCGCTTCGGCTATTTCACCGCCTTCGAACGCGGACGCCCGTGAGCCGACGTGGCGGACGAGCGTGGATGCCTCGGTGGGCCCCGCGTCGGTCGTGTGTCTGACGATTTCCCGCGCGAGCGGTGTGAGCACCCAGTAGTCGCCTGACGTGCTGTCGAACAGCACGCTTGCGCCTTCGTCATTCCACTGAGGCGAGAACACCAACGACCGCCCGCTAAGAATGTTCAACGTCATGTCATCCTGCTGGCTGATTTCGAGGCGGTTCGTCAATCAGGCCTTCTTCTTGCAGACATACAGCAGCGGCGACTCGGTCCCCGAGTAGGTGGTCTTGATGTAGCTGATCACCTCCGCGGCGGTGAGTCCCATGGTGCCCGTGCATGCCAGGCTGGACGGGCAATAGGTGCCGCCGCGGCGCAGGCTTTGCCACATTTCCTGGATGTGCCAAGTTTTGATCGGGTAGTCCGGGAGCAGATTCGTGTT
This genomic interval carries:
- a CDS encoding nucleotidyltransferase domain-containing protein, with amino-acid sequence MQSSACKRLVATLKTPTQAAALDLAAWSELVANARAANLAGLLAERLAAADVAIPPEAARHLDAVRQLSRRQALSVRWEVHGLQRALCRLGIPLVLLKGAAYAVSDHPVGRGRLFGDIDILVPHDALGDVELRLMVAGWASAKTSPYDQRYYRTWMHELPPMVNVRRGTVLDVHHTILPLTSRHSPDAGTIIREASTLPGLPAVRIPRPEHLLIHSIVHLLHEGELHNGLRDLFDIDGLLRAGASEADFWPRVVEASRTLDVVAPVAFGLHLARHLLDSPIPPPVLEDLLNAAGGPASRLLTMLYTTAMRPENEAAESAAAALARFAIYVRAHWLRMPPYLLLRHLAHKSIVRLKKDEPAADGRA
- a CDS encoding HprK-related kinase A, which codes for MIDVTLHLAPVTVRVRSPFATVRRHLETFYPDALHGSGKARHFIDFDIHITHGTGWRRWLRPQARFFLDHAEPFLPLPATQAAPLFEWGLNWCLASRPLGYLVMHAAVVARDDDALVMPGAPGAGKSTLCAALTFIDQWRLLSDELAILAPECGTLQPNPRPISLKNESIDIVSRFPGTRLGRRYTDTRKGTISHAAPPATSHSAAARQARCRWVIFPRFVPGSAPRSEEIGRAEAFARIAEQSFNRDRMGETGFHALCEMLDKARCFDIAYDSTDTALAMVRSITGR
- a CDS encoding HPr-rel-A system PqqD family peptide chaperone yields the protein MTNRLEISQQDDMTLNILSGRSLVFSPQWNDEGASVLFDSTSGDYWVLTPLAREIVRHTTDAGPTEASTLVRHVGSRASAFEGGEIAEATIRRVIDELVELSILAHT